A section of the Polyangium spumosum genome encodes:
- a CDS encoding ferritin-like domain-containing protein: MKSNAWTEAALRDHLQKAVYLEIWTIPIYLTAAYSLQVPGSSAVNPPTLTPVRSPKNPNRSREQLAFNNIYSVVVQEMLHLEIACNLYNALFAKGSSPKFTGPWAPRYDKGFPPWIGAKVPVELGPVNEAQLLLMSTIETPEPKSDPPPDGPQEVYDSIGQFYKAIEQGVDQLWESLYDPSVDHRQASAFANPQYPTDDYTGFSATIGGDSQTARAQADKAIRAIVDQGEGSRGPFINKDERPADDADLEDRFSHYARFRAVQAMLKLGGPLLTYPQSGSAGLDDAQRSLNVTYTRLLSMLEKSFAGEMSIDDGLGPMWALPGKIVSVWAAGGVPAFQALDASSAL, from the coding sequence ATGAAAAGCAACGCCTGGACCGAGGCCGCTCTCCGGGATCACCTCCAGAAGGCCGTCTACCTGGAGATCTGGACCATACCCATCTACCTGACCGCAGCGTATTCGCTGCAGGTGCCGGGCAGCTCCGCGGTGAATCCGCCGACGCTCACGCCCGTGCGCAGCCCGAAGAACCCGAACCGCAGCCGCGAGCAGCTCGCGTTCAACAACATCTATTCGGTCGTGGTGCAGGAGATGTTGCACCTCGAGATCGCCTGCAACCTCTACAATGCCCTGTTCGCCAAGGGCTCTTCGCCGAAGTTCACGGGCCCGTGGGCGCCGCGGTACGACAAGGGGTTCCCGCCCTGGATCGGCGCGAAGGTGCCGGTCGAGCTCGGGCCGGTGAACGAGGCGCAGCTCCTGCTCATGTCGACCATCGAGACCCCCGAGCCGAAATCGGATCCGCCCCCGGACGGCCCGCAGGAGGTCTACGATTCGATCGGGCAATTCTACAAGGCCATCGAGCAGGGCGTGGATCAGCTCTGGGAGAGCCTCTACGACCCGAGCGTGGATCACAGGCAGGCGAGCGCATTCGCCAATCCGCAGTACCCGACCGACGACTACACGGGCTTCTCGGCGACGATCGGCGGCGACAGCCAGACGGCGCGGGCCCAGGCGGACAAGGCGATCCGGGCCATCGTCGACCAGGGCGAGGGGAGCCGCGGGCCCTTCATCAACAAGGACGAGCGGCCGGCGGACGACGCGGACCTCGAGGACCGGTTCAGCCATTACGCTCGTTTTCGCGCGGTGCAGGCGATGCTGAAGCTCGGCGGGCCGCTCCTCACCTACCCGCAGAGCGGGAGCGCGGGGCTCGATGACGCGCAACGATCGCTGAACGTCACCTACACGAGGCTGCTCTCCATGCTCGAGAAGAGCTTCGCCGGCGAGATGTCCATCGACGACGGCCTCGGCCCGATGTGGGCTCTGCCCGGCAAGATCGTCTCCGTCTGGGCCGCCGGGGGCGTCCCTGCCTTCCAGGCGCTCGACGCCTCCAGCGCTCTCTGA
- a CDS encoding peroxisomal multifunctional enzyme type 2 produces the protein MANELRFDGRVAIVTGAGNGLGRAHALLLASRGAKVVVNDLGGGRHGGGTSSEAADKVVAEIKAAGGEAVANYDSVEQGSRIVQSALDAFGRIDIVVNNAGILRDVTFHKMTEEDWELIYRVHVLGSFRVTHAAWPHMRDQGYGRIIFTSSAAGIYGNFGQANYSMAKLGIVGLSNTLALEGKKKNVLVNTIAPLAGSRLTETVLPKELIDALKPEYVSPLVAYLCHESSSETGGLFEVGGGFFAKLRWERAEGKTVRLGRGIKVEDLQKDWNKVAGFDTTTHPAEINQSMGPVMANVQAGPAKGGNEFIDVDQALGYEYPPVHSSYDERDLSIYALGVGAAENPLDDKELRYVYEMHGQGFVPLPTYGVVPALSALMDLAKAGKTAPGMNYGLDRLLHGEQYLELSRPLPPKAKLTHKAKVKEIWDKGKNALIVTEIRSVDESGEELIRNESTALIRGAGGWGGDRGPSADVNVPPERAPDATIEQKIPENQALLYRLSGDWNPLHADPSFATAFGFSKPILHGLCTFGYAARHVIHAFAGGDARKFKSIKVRFADSVFPGETVVTEMWKESDERVVFRCKVKERDKVVISNAAIGLWKEIPVAKAKAPAAAPAAAPAKAAENPAGDVFIGIRDYVEKNPALVEKVKTVFQFDLKGPDATWTIDLKNGKGSVFEGKGAEKADTALEIASSDWLAMATGQADPQKLYFEGKLKISGNVMASQKLGFMKKIDPEQAKAAIAAHKAKQGGGAAAPAAAAAPAKAAEDPSGDVFIGIRDYVEKNPALVEKIKTIFQFDLKGPDATWTVDLKNGKGAVFQGTGADKADTVLEISAADWLAMATGQADPQQLYFGGKLKITGNVMASQKLSFMKKIDPEQAKAAIAAHKAKAASGEVKAEAAPQVAAKQEGPGAAAIFEALKERLNKTPEIAKEVDAVVEFHLTGPESDWHVDLVGGKTTVSAGRTMEATTVITMSTEDLVALVKGAEHEARLFQTGRMRVDGDVRIASNRLHFLKGLLG, from the coding sequence ATGGCGAACGAGCTTCGTTTTGATGGAAGAGTGGCGATCGTCACCGGTGCGGGCAACGGGCTCGGGCGTGCGCATGCGCTCCTGCTCGCGAGCCGCGGGGCCAAGGTCGTGGTCAACGATCTCGGCGGCGGCCGGCACGGCGGGGGCACGAGCTCCGAGGCGGCGGACAAGGTCGTCGCCGAGATCAAGGCGGCCGGCGGCGAGGCCGTCGCGAACTACGATTCGGTCGAGCAGGGCAGCCGCATCGTGCAGAGCGCGCTCGACGCGTTCGGCCGCATCGACATCGTGGTGAACAACGCCGGCATCCTGCGGGACGTGACGTTCCACAAGATGACCGAGGAGGACTGGGAGCTCATCTACCGCGTGCACGTGCTCGGCAGCTTCCGCGTCACGCACGCGGCGTGGCCGCACATGCGCGACCAGGGCTACGGCCGCATCATCTTCACGTCGTCGGCGGCGGGCATCTACGGCAATTTCGGCCAGGCGAACTATTCGATGGCCAAGCTCGGCATCGTCGGGCTTTCGAACACGCTCGCGCTCGAGGGCAAGAAGAAAAACGTCCTCGTGAACACGATCGCGCCGCTCGCGGGCTCGCGCCTGACGGAGACGGTGCTGCCGAAGGAGCTCATCGACGCGCTCAAGCCCGAGTACGTGAGCCCGCTCGTGGCGTACCTCTGCCACGAGAGCTCGAGCGAGACCGGCGGGCTCTTCGAGGTGGGCGGCGGCTTCTTCGCGAAGCTGCGCTGGGAGCGGGCCGAGGGCAAGACGGTCCGGCTCGGGCGCGGGATCAAGGTCGAGGACCTCCAGAAGGACTGGAACAAGGTCGCCGGCTTCGACACGACCACGCATCCGGCCGAGATCAACCAGTCGATGGGCCCGGTCATGGCCAACGTGCAGGCAGGGCCGGCGAAGGGCGGCAACGAGTTCATCGACGTGGATCAGGCGCTCGGGTACGAGTATCCGCCGGTGCATTCGAGCTACGACGAGCGGGATCTGTCGATCTACGCGCTCGGCGTGGGCGCCGCGGAGAACCCGCTCGACGACAAGGAGCTGCGTTACGTCTACGAGATGCACGGGCAGGGCTTCGTCCCGCTGCCGACGTACGGCGTCGTGCCGGCGCTCTCGGCGCTGATGGATCTCGCGAAGGCCGGCAAGACCGCGCCGGGCATGAACTACGGGCTCGATCGGCTGCTACATGGCGAGCAATACCTGGAGCTTTCGCGTCCGCTGCCGCCCAAGGCGAAGCTCACGCACAAGGCCAAGGTCAAGGAGATCTGGGACAAGGGCAAGAACGCGCTGATCGTCACGGAGATCCGCAGCGTGGACGAGTCGGGCGAGGAGCTCATCCGCAACGAGAGCACGGCCCTCATCCGCGGCGCGGGCGGCTGGGGCGGCGATCGTGGGCCTTCGGCGGACGTGAACGTGCCGCCCGAGCGCGCGCCCGACGCCACGATCGAGCAGAAGATCCCCGAGAACCAGGCGCTTTTGTATCGCCTCTCCGGCGACTGGAACCCGCTGCACGCCGACCCGAGCTTCGCCACGGCGTTTGGCTTCTCGAAGCCGATCCTGCACGGGCTCTGCACCTTCGGTTATGCCGCGCGGCACGTGATCCACGCGTTCGCGGGCGGCGACGCGCGCAAGTTCAAGAGCATCAAGGTGCGCTTCGCGGACAGCGTGTTCCCGGGCGAGACCGTGGTGACCGAGATGTGGAAGGAGAGCGACGAGCGCGTCGTGTTCCGCTGCAAGGTCAAGGAGCGTGACAAGGTCGTCATCTCAAACGCGGCGATCGGCCTCTGGAAGGAGATCCCGGTCGCGAAGGCGAAAGCCCCGGCGGCGGCTCCTGCGGCGGCGCCCGCGAAGGCGGCCGAAAACCCGGCCGGCGACGTGTTCATCGGGATCCGCGATTACGTCGAGAAGAACCCGGCGCTCGTGGAGAAGGTGAAGACGGTCTTCCAGTTCGATCTGAAGGGCCCGGACGCGACGTGGACGATCGATCTGAAAAACGGCAAGGGCTCGGTCTTCGAGGGCAAGGGCGCGGAGAAGGCCGATACGGCGCTGGAGATCGCGTCGAGTGACTGGCTCGCGATGGCCACGGGCCAGGCCGATCCGCAGAAGCTCTACTTCGAGGGCAAGCTCAAGATCTCGGGCAACGTGATGGCCTCGCAGAAGCTCGGGTTCATGAAGAAGATCGATCCCGAGCAAGCCAAGGCGGCCATCGCGGCGCACAAGGCGAAGCAGGGCGGCGGCGCGGCGGCCCCGGCGGCGGCGGCGGCGCCCGCGAAGGCGGCCGAGGATCCGAGCGGCGACGTGTTCATCGGGATCCGCGATTACGTCGAGAAAAACCCGGCGCTCGTGGAGAAGATCAAGACGATCTTCCAGTTCGACCTGAAGGGGCCGGACGCGACGTGGACGGTTGATCTGAAGAACGGCAAGGGCGCGGTCTTCCAGGGCACGGGCGCGGACAAGGCCGATACCGTGCTGGAGATCTCGGCCGCGGATTGGCTCGCGATGGCCACGGGTCAGGCCGATCCGCAGCAGCTCTACTTCGGCGGGAAGCTCAAGATCACGGGCAACGTGATGGCCTCGCAGAAGCTCTCGTTCATGAAGAAGATCGATCCCGAGCAGGCCAAGGCGGCCATCGCGGCGCACAAGGCGAAGGCCGCGAGCGGCGAGGTGAAGGCCGAGGCGGCTCCGCAGGTGGCAGCGAAGCAGGAGGGTCCGGGCGCGGCGGCCATTTTCGAGGCGCTCAAGGAGCGGCTGAACAAGACGCCCGAGATCGCGAAGGAGGTCGACGCGGTGGTCGAGTTCCACCTCACGGGGCCGGAGAGCGACTGGCACGTGGACCTCGTGGGTGGCAAGACGACCGTCTCGGCGGGCCGGACGATGGAAGCGACGACGGTCATCACGATGTCGACGGAGGACCTCGTGGCGCTCGTGAAGGGCGCGGAGCACGAGGCGCGGCTCTTCCAGACGGGCCGGATGCGGGTCGACGGCGACGTGCGGATCGCCTCGAACCGGCTGCATTTCTTGAAGGGGCTCTTGGGTTAA
- a CDS encoding lipid-transfer protein: MGRRVNVIGVGMVKFQKPGASEEYNVMAAKAARTALADAGVDYNDVEQAYAGYVFGDSTCGQRAVYEVGLTGIPVINVNNNCSTGSTALYLARQAIEGGLAECVLAVGFEQMEKGALGSKWSDRTSPIDKHADVMNRVQGFNQAPPTAQMFGGAGREYRWKYGAKREMFGKVAEKARKHASKNPYALFNEVLSLEQIMASPEVFDPLTRFQCCPPTCGAAAAILCSDDFARKKGISGSVYIAAQSMTTDYASSFGDSMIKMIGYDMAKAAADQVYTKSGLGPEDVQVVELHDCFTANEVVTYEALGLCKEGEAEKFIEEGNNTYGGKYVTNPSGGLLSKGHPLGATGLAQCTELVWQLRGAAEARQVPGAKVALQHNLGLGGACVVTMYRKD; the protein is encoded by the coding sequence ATGGGCAGGCGAGTCAACGTCATCGGCGTCGGGATGGTGAAGTTCCAGAAGCCCGGCGCCAGTGAAGAGTACAACGTGATGGCCGCGAAGGCGGCGCGCACGGCCCTCGCGGACGCGGGCGTCGATTACAACGATGTCGAGCAGGCGTACGCGGGGTACGTCTTCGGCGACAGCACGTGCGGGCAGCGGGCCGTCTACGAGGTCGGCCTGACGGGCATCCCCGTCATCAACGTGAACAACAACTGCTCGACGGGCTCGACGGCGCTTTACCTCGCCCGGCAGGCCATCGAGGGCGGCCTCGCCGAGTGCGTGCTCGCGGTCGGGTTCGAGCAGATGGAGAAGGGCGCGCTCGGCTCGAAATGGAGCGACCGGACGAGCCCGATCGACAAACACGCGGACGTGATGAACCGCGTGCAGGGCTTCAACCAGGCGCCGCCGACGGCGCAGATGTTCGGCGGCGCGGGGCGCGAGTATCGCTGGAAGTACGGGGCGAAGCGCGAGATGTTCGGCAAGGTCGCGGAGAAGGCGCGCAAGCACGCGAGCAAGAACCCGTACGCGCTCTTCAACGAGGTCCTGTCCCTCGAGCAGATCATGGCCTCGCCCGAGGTCTTCGACCCGCTCACGCGTTTCCAGTGCTGCCCGCCGACCTGCGGCGCGGCGGCGGCGATCCTCTGCTCGGACGATTTCGCCCGGAAGAAGGGGATTTCCGGCTCGGTCTACATCGCTGCGCAGTCGATGACGACCGATTATGCGTCGAGCTTCGGCGACAGCATGATCAAGATGATCGGCTACGACATGGCGAAGGCCGCCGCGGACCAGGTCTACACGAAATCGGGGCTCGGGCCCGAGGACGTGCAGGTGGTGGAGCTGCACGATTGCTTCACGGCGAACGAGGTCGTGACGTACGAGGCGCTCGGTCTCTGCAAGGAGGGCGAGGCCGAGAAGTTCATCGAGGAAGGGAACAACACGTACGGCGGCAAGTACGTGACGAACCCGTCGGGCGGCCTGCTCTCGAAGGGTCATCCGCTCGGGGCGACGGGCCTCGCGCAATGCACCGAGCTCGTCTGGCAGCTCCGCGGCGCGGCCGAGGCGCGCCAGGTCCCGGGGGCGAAGGTCGCCCTGCAGCACAACCTCGGCCTCGGCGGGGCGTGCGTCGTGACGATGTACCGCAAGGACTGA
- a CDS encoding class I SAM-dependent methyltransferase, translating into MNTSGTTNTPVSMMETLAHWHFRRIEECSTLLQWLDPRPGERILDIGCGDGYYDARIASRGAHVVGVDIHEKRLAKAQRKHRSERTDYHYMDAEELGFEPATFDKVISFCVIEHFQNEDRVLEHVNRVLRPGGRIFLSADSLSNPEVTHEEREAHRKRYAVNNFYTVDHLREKLARAGLELERYHYILTTPITLALARLSWKLDDLPPLLAPLHGLGYAVLGTVGKVIADFAEDHARRPDSGLTLLAEARKI; encoded by the coding sequence ATGAACACAAGTGGCACGACGAACACCCCGGTCTCGATGATGGAGACGCTCGCCCACTGGCATTTCCGCCGCATCGAGGAGTGCTCGACGCTCCTGCAATGGCTCGACCCGCGGCCCGGGGAGCGCATCCTCGACATCGGCTGCGGCGACGGTTATTACGACGCGCGCATCGCGTCGCGGGGCGCGCACGTCGTCGGCGTGGACATCCACGAGAAGCGCCTGGCCAAGGCGCAACGCAAGCACCGGAGCGAGCGGACGGACTACCATTACATGGACGCGGAGGAGCTCGGCTTCGAGCCCGCCACGTTCGACAAGGTGATCTCGTTCTGCGTGATCGAGCATTTCCAGAACGAGGACCGCGTCCTCGAGCACGTGAACCGCGTGCTCCGGCCCGGCGGCCGGATCTTCCTCTCGGCCGACAGCCTGTCGAACCCCGAGGTCACGCACGAGGAGCGCGAGGCGCATCGGAAGAGGTACGCGGTGAACAACTTTTACACCGTGGACCACCTGCGCGAGAAGCTCGCGCGGGCGGGGCTCGAGCTCGAGCGGTACCATTACATCTTGACGACGCCGATCACGCTCGCGCTGGCGCGGCTCTCGTGGAAGCTCGACGATCTGCCGCCGCTCCTCGCGCCGCTCCACGGGCTCGGGTATGCGGTGCTGGGGACGGTGGGCAAGGTGATCGCCGATTTCGCCGAGGATCACGCCCGGCGGCCGGACAGCGGGCTGACGCTGCTGGCGGAGGCGCGCAAGATCTGA
- a CDS encoding methyltransferase domain-containing protein has protein sequence MITRLQLGTSRFEYFEPHVLERFLDKSWMHYGEAPSTRPTPVVEYLLENTPRQIVLRNYRKLWRRVTRPGEPASALYERTNFVPWNFDKASRLGFEDGALHFIFSEHFFEHLFFDEAMALFSECHRVLAPGGVIRTVVPDADLRRDEDPEPLGFPSRLLPWDHPAKHKTRWSVYLLCEALRLAGFEPVPLRYWDSAGRLTEKEPSSLRDTYAGTPEPELWRDLSFLRRPKSLIVDGIKRAG, from the coding sequence ATGATCACCCGCCTTCAGCTCGGTACGTCGCGGTTCGAGTACTTCGAGCCGCACGTGCTCGAGCGGTTCCTCGACAAGTCGTGGATGCATTACGGCGAGGCCCCGTCCACGCGCCCCACGCCGGTCGTCGAGTATCTGCTCGAGAACACCCCGCGGCAGATCGTGCTGAGGAACTATCGCAAGCTCTGGCGCCGCGTGACGAGGCCGGGCGAGCCCGCGTCCGCGCTCTACGAGCGGACGAACTTCGTGCCCTGGAACTTCGACAAGGCGAGCCGCCTCGGATTCGAGGACGGGGCGCTCCACTTCATCTTCTCCGAGCACTTCTTCGAGCACCTCTTCTTCGACGAGGCCATGGCGCTCTTCAGCGAGTGCCACCGGGTGCTCGCGCCGGGCGGGGTGATCCGCACCGTGGTGCCCGACGCGGATCTACGAAGGGACGAGGACCCGGAGCCGCTCGGCTTCCCGAGCCGGCTCTTGCCCTGGGATCACCCGGCCAAACACAAGACGCGGTGGTCCGTGTACCTGCTCTGCGAAGCATTACGCCTCGCCGGCTTCGAGCCCGTGCCGCTCCGTTACTGGGACAGCGCCGGACGGCTCACGGAAAAGGAGCCGTCTTCGCTGCGCGACACGTACGCCGGCACGCCCGAGCCCGAGCTCTGGCGCGACCTCTCCTTCCTGCGCCGCCCGAAATCGCTCATCGTCGACGGGATCAAGCGGGCGGGTTGA
- a CDS encoding glycosyltransferase: MHTFLLIAPYFAPQAAVGAYRWVKLARHLVPLGFRPAVLCATFPQDARDPELLRALPPAVVPHDAYLDPRILAAQGALTALSTRLRRPAPPARPSRPIEGLSPFRSLGDRCLIHGPHAAREAVRLGRREGARAVVASVGPFSALPVALHAARALDVPLVLDFRDPWGLHETGAEPPRDAAERARHHLLPVLERHALTRAAHVVLNTRRALAAYHERYPFLDGKSSFIRNHFDASLYDPAPASPEPPSRFTLLHTGTLRAETRIDDIGRALRLLIDREHLTPRDLVLRQIGRATDYERAEVEALGLSGFVEFVPPIPQRALLGELRRAHVLLSMFDPRVVLRIAAKTYDYIASGMPIVSITENPEVDELLAHRPDNTRVRPGDVAALAASLSSHLERFRATRALPAPATAPAEFSSETAASRFADILGRVMRG, translated from the coding sequence TTGCACACCTTCCTCCTCATCGCCCCCTACTTCGCGCCCCAGGCGGCCGTCGGCGCCTACCGCTGGGTCAAGCTCGCCCGGCACCTCGTCCCGCTCGGCTTCCGCCCCGCCGTCCTCTGCGCGACCTTCCCCCAGGACGCCCGTGATCCCGAGCTCCTCCGCGCCCTGCCCCCCGCGGTCGTCCCCCACGACGCCTACCTCGACCCCCGCATCCTCGCCGCGCAGGGCGCCCTCACCGCCCTCTCCACGCGCCTCCGCCGCCCCGCCCCGCCTGCGCGCCCCAGCCGCCCCATCGAGGGCCTGAGCCCCTTCCGTAGCCTCGGCGATCGTTGCTTGATCCACGGCCCCCACGCCGCCCGCGAGGCCGTCCGGCTCGGCCGGCGCGAGGGCGCGCGCGCCGTCGTCGCCAGCGTCGGGCCCTTCTCCGCGCTCCCCGTCGCGCTCCACGCGGCCCGCGCCCTCGATGTGCCGCTCGTCCTCGATTTCCGCGACCCCTGGGGCCTGCACGAGACCGGCGCCGAGCCGCCCCGCGACGCCGCCGAGCGCGCCCGACACCACCTCCTCCCCGTCCTCGAGCGCCACGCCCTCACCCGCGCCGCCCACGTCGTCCTCAATACCCGCCGCGCCCTCGCCGCGTACCACGAGCGTTATCCCTTCCTCGACGGCAAATCGTCCTTCATTCGTAACCATTTCGACGCCTCCCTCTACGACCCCGCCCCCGCGTCGCCCGAGCCGCCCTCGCGCTTCACCCTCCTGCACACGGGTACCTTGCGCGCCGAGACCCGCATAGACGACATCGGCCGGGCGCTGCGCCTGCTCATCGATCGGGAACACCTCACGCCTCGGGACCTCGTCCTCCGCCAGATCGGCCGCGCCACGGACTACGAGCGCGCCGAGGTCGAGGCGCTCGGGCTCTCGGGTTTCGTCGAATTCGTCCCCCCGATCCCCCAGCGCGCCCTGCTCGGCGAGCTCCGCCGCGCGCACGTCCTGCTGTCGATGTTCGATCCACGCGTCGTCTTGCGGATCGCCGCCAAGACCTACGATTACATCGCCTCCGGCATGCCGATCGTCTCGATCACGGAGAACCCCGAGGTCGACGAGCTGCTCGCGCACAGGCCCGATAACACGCGCGTCCGCCCCGGCGACGTCGCCGCCCTCGCCGCGTCGCTCTCCTCGCACCTCGAGCGGTTCCGCGCGACGCGCGCCTTGCCCGCGCCCGCGACCGCGCCGGCCGAGTTCTCCTCCGAGACCGCCGCGTCGCGCTTCGCCGACATCCTCGGCCGCGTGATGCGTGGTTGA
- a CDS encoding RCC1 domain-containing protein, with amino-acid sequence MMNGNLARVIATSSLLLGLAACGARSTLADLDGSSGAGGSAAASSGSVSASSGAGGDAPPPVGPLEPAQLALGHNHGCALFGNGTVKCWGKNDRGQLGLEDTLDRGAAPGTMGAALPTVDLGQGRTAVAIAAGSHSTCAILDTDELKCWGANFQGKLGQGDTTNRGDKSGTMGDALAVVDLGAGARVGAVAVGNYHACALLQDGSVRCWGDATASGVSASHGAEPGTMGDALPAVRLGAGKTAREIAAGFNTSCALLDDQSTKCWGVNSSGNLGLGDLEPRGDSPETMGDALPAIDFGAPRVVIQMAPSSSSSCALLDDASVRCWGNGVDLGLGGEENRGDKPGTMGVNLPAVDLGPGRAALSLSAGARRACALLEDRQIKCWGYNPEGQLGQGDTNNRGDEPGEMGDALATVDLGTGRSALAVEAGGFFTCAILDTREVKCWGLNTSGELGLGDTSARGAEPGTMGDNLPVVVLW; translated from the coding sequence ATGATGAACGGAAATCTCGCGCGGGTGATCGCGACGTCTTCACTTCTCCTCGGCCTCGCGGCGTGCGGGGCGCGGAGCACGCTCGCCGACCTCGACGGCTCCAGCGGGGCAGGAGGATCCGCGGCGGCGTCGAGCGGGAGCGTGAGCGCGTCCTCCGGCGCGGGAGGCGACGCGCCGCCGCCGGTGGGCCCCCTCGAGCCCGCCCAGCTCGCGCTGGGCCACAACCACGGCTGCGCGCTCTTCGGAAATGGAACGGTCAAATGCTGGGGCAAGAACGATCGCGGGCAGCTCGGGCTCGAGGACACGCTCGATCGCGGCGCGGCGCCGGGGACGATGGGCGCGGCGCTGCCCACGGTGGATCTGGGGCAGGGACGGACCGCAGTCGCGATCGCCGCCGGCTCCCATAGCACATGCGCGATCCTCGATACCGACGAGCTGAAATGCTGGGGGGCCAATTTCCAGGGGAAGCTCGGACAAGGCGACACCACGAACCGAGGGGACAAAAGCGGGACGATGGGGGACGCGCTCGCCGTCGTTGATCTCGGCGCGGGGGCCCGGGTGGGCGCGGTCGCCGTCGGCAATTACCACGCATGCGCGCTCTTGCAGGACGGATCGGTCCGTTGCTGGGGTGACGCGACGGCGTCGGGCGTCTCGGCGAGCCACGGCGCGGAGCCGGGCACGATGGGAGACGCCCTGCCCGCCGTGCGGCTCGGCGCCGGGAAGACGGCGCGCGAGATAGCGGCGGGCTTCAACACGTCGTGCGCGCTCCTCGACGATCAATCCACGAAATGCTGGGGGGTCAACTCCAGTGGAAATCTCGGATTGGGGGATCTGGAGCCCCGCGGCGACTCGCCGGAGACCATGGGCGACGCGTTACCCGCGATCGACTTCGGCGCGCCTCGGGTGGTCATCCAGATGGCGCCGTCGTCGTCCAGCTCCTGCGCTCTGCTCGACGATGCCTCCGTGCGGTGCTGGGGCAACGGCGTCGATCTCGGCCTCGGCGGCGAGGAGAACCGAGGCGACAAACCCGGCACGATGGGCGTGAATCTCCCCGCCGTCGACCTCGGGCCGGGGCGCGCCGCGCTCTCCTTGTCCGCGGGCGCGCGCAGGGCGTGCGCGCTCCTCGAGGACCGTCAGATCAAGTGCTGGGGATACAACCCGGAGGGGCAGCTCGGGCAAGGAGACACGAACAATCGTGGGGACGAGCCGGGTGAAATGGGAGACGCCTTGGCGACCGTCGATCTCGGGACAGGGCGCTCGGCGCTCGCCGTCGAGGCCGGCGGCTTTTTTACCTGCGCCATCCTCGACACGCGCGAGGTGAAATGCTGGGGGCTCAACACGAGCGGGGAGCTCGGGCTCGGCGACACCTCGGCGCGCGGGGCGGAGCCTGGCACGATGGGGGACAATCTCCCGGTCGTCGTGTTGTGGTGA